The following proteins are co-located in the Silene latifolia isolate original U9 population chromosome 1, ASM4854445v1, whole genome shotgun sequence genome:
- the LOC141657969 gene encoding uncharacterized protein LOC141657969: protein MKLLKRKGDPGTVTRRISPRLNNLSPTVDDPTPTFSRITTRMSPKSFVDVLRYLDYNQWCALEEIGFSSLFWLRVTRLPLRLGYWLIENYNPYSDFIILPDKQRFRVSASCIHDAVGLPIGGKPVLLSCCSDEDAECDAFYAHWKAQFHVDGQVDIKTLAEHIICHDDYSDQFKINFVVLALCLC from the exons atgaag ttattgaagcgcaaaggcgatcctggaactgttacacgccgtatttctccgaggttgaacaacctcagtcctactgttgatgatcctactccaacgttctcccgtattaccacccggatgtcacctaaaagttttgttgatgtccttCGATACCTTGATTACAACCAATGGTGTGCTCTGGAAGAGATTGGTTTTTCTTCATTGTTTTGGCTAAGGGTTACAAGGCTTCCTTTACGCCttggttattggttaattgagaactacaacccgtattcggatttcatcattctaccTGATAAACAGCGCTTTCGTGTTTCTGCTTCTTGTATTCATGATGCTGTTGGCCTCCCAATTGGAGGAAAACCTGTTTTACTTTCATGCTGTAGTGATGAAGATGCagaatgtgatgcgttttacgcgcattggaaagctcaatttcatgttgatggtcaagtggatatcaagacccttgcagagcatattatttgtcatgatgattacagtgatcaatttaagattaattttgtGGTGCTTGCTTTGTGTCTTTGTTAA
- the LOC141657974 gene encoding uncharacterized protein LOC141657974 produces the protein MESLRYNTKDWVKKGKKNHFGGPLLFLMSLRMTTLLERKRVMEDMVVLDEKYAVGLQCFPENNVLSGEIHLYTSTGEFSFDLGLEKDFLESKARLAAAKGVKRDRRVTGESSSATKRVHFMASPSYIPLSSNKQQSSRFDPLFSAIQDDTNVLTPLTAVHLQVADYVFSDRGTNNRRSSEHLYSYKTYFATRMHLWSLKPSEHVLSVVIDCWSSYLNCKEEENNLGTPKRFFFTTLVHSVLAKPSPGLSDEKIYELFEARANMELQLFPGIEIASIALIDAFGRFLGENPKTSDSSNIVLAIDPIVAKLSWRNNYNVDDCEIHVHCVLPILLIVGFFLQMERA, from the exons ATGGAGAGTTTGCGGTATAACACAAAGGATTGGgtcaagaaggggaagaagaatcaCTTTGGTGGACCTCTCCTATTTCTAATG AGTTTGCGGATGACTACACTGCTTGAAAGAAAGAGAGTCATGGAAGATATGGTTGTGTTAGATGAGAAATACGCGGTTGGTTTGCAATGTTTCCCAG AGAACAATGTGCTAAGTGGAGAAATTCATTTGTACACATCCACCGGTGAATTTTCGTTCGATTTAGGGTTGGAGAAAGACTTTCTTGAGAGTAAGGCAAGGTTAGCCGCAGCTAAAGGGGTTAAACGGGATCGCCGTGTCACTGGTGAATCTTCTTCAGCTACCAAAAGGGTTCATTTCATGGCAAGTCCTTCTTATATACCTCTATCCAGCAACAAGCAACAGTCATCTCGTTTTGATCCGTTGTTTTCTGCTATCCAAGATGACACCAATGTGTTAACGCCTCTTACTGCGGTGCACCTTCAAGTGGCTGATTATGTTTTCAGTGACCGGGGCACTAACAATCGTCGTTCCAG TGAGCACTTATATTCGTACAAGACTTATTTTGCAACGCGAATGCATTTGTGGTCATTAAAGCCGTCTGAACATGTTTTGAGTGTTGTCATTGATTGCTGGTCATCATATTTGAattgtaaagaggaagaaaacaatcttggtactccgaagcggttcttttttaccacgcttgtgcat tctgtattagcgaaacccagcccaggtttaagtgatgaaaaaatttatgaattattcgaGGCTCGTGCAAACATGGAGTTGCAGCTTTTTCCGGGAATAGAAATAGCTTCTATCGCACTc ATTGATGCTTTTGGAAGGTTTTTGGGTGAGAACCCAAAAACTTCTGACTCTAGCAACATTGTGTTGGCTATTGATCCCATTGTTGCAAAGCTTAGTTGGAGAAATAACTACAATGTTGATGACTGTG aaattcatgttCATTGTGTTTTGCCTATCTTGTTAATTGTTGGCTTCTTTTTGCAAATGGAGCGTGCTTAA